From one Chloroflexota bacterium genomic stretch:
- the icd gene encoding NADP-dependent isocitrate dehydrogenase encodes MAFEKIIVPQEGEKITLQDGQLHVPDNPIIAFIEGDGTGPDIWAASQPVFDAAVEEAYGGSRKIAWMEVYAGDKANDVYGETIWLPQETVDAIDEYIVAIKGPLTTPVGGGIRSINVALRQLLDLYACVRPVQYFNGVPSPVKRPELIDMIIYRENTEDIYAGIEFEEGTDEMERFKALFEEAFPESYAKIRFPDSAGIGIKPISQEGTARLVRAAINYALENGKKSVTLVHKGNIMKFTEGAFRNWGYQVAADEFGAELWDGGPWHLLKTDDGREIVIKDVIADAFLQQILTRPAEYEVIATMNLNGDFISDALAAQVGGIGIAPGANINYETGRSIFEATHGTAPKYAGQDKVNPSSVILSGEMMLRHMGWTEAADLIINAVEKTIGEKVVTYDFARLMEDATKVKCSEFGQALIDNMVGE; translated from the coding sequence ATGGCATTTGAAAAGATCATCGTTCCCCAGGAGGGGGAAAAAATCACATTGCAGGATGGCCAACTGCATGTACCCGACAATCCGATTATCGCTTTCATCGAGGGTGATGGCACCGGACCTGACATCTGGGCTGCCAGCCAGCCGGTGTTCGATGCCGCTGTAGAAGAGGCCTATGGTGGCAGCCGCAAGATTGCCTGGATGGAGGTTTATGCGGGCGATAAGGCCAACGATGTCTATGGGGAGACGATCTGGTTGCCCCAGGAAACTGTGGACGCCATCGACGAGTACATCGTCGCAATCAAGGGCCCGTTGACCACACCGGTGGGCGGCGGCATTCGCAGCATCAACGTGGCCTTGCGCCAGCTGCTGGATCTGTATGCTTGCGTGCGACCGGTTCAATACTTCAACGGTGTGCCCAGCCCGGTCAAGCGGCCTGAGCTGATCGACATGATCATTTACCGTGAGAATACGGAAGACATCTACGCCGGCATCGAATTCGAGGAAGGCACCGACGAGATGGAACGCTTCAAGGCATTGTTCGAGGAGGCCTTCCCGGAGAGCTATGCCAAGATACGGTTTCCCGACAGCGCGGGGATTGGCATCAAACCGATCAGCCAGGAGGGAACCGCCCGGCTGGTTCGGGCCGCCATCAACTACGCCCTGGAGAACGGAAAAAAGAGCGTGACCCTGGTTCACAAGGGCAATATCATGAAGTTCACCGAGGGCGCCTTCCGCAATTGGGGTTACCAGGTGGCCGCCGATGAATTCGGCGCGGAGCTGTGGGATGGTGGTCCGTGGCACCTGCTCAAGACCGACGACGGCCGCGAGATCGTCATCAAGGACGTGATTGCCGATGCCTTCCTGCAGCAGATACTGACCCGCCCGGCCGAGTATGAGGTGATTGCCACCATGAACCTGAATGGTGACTTCATCAGCGACGCGCTGGCAGCCCAGGTTGGCGGTATTGGCATTGCTCCTGGCGCCAACATCAACTACGAGACGGGACGTTCTATCTTCGAAGCTACCCATGGCACCGCGCCCAAGTACGCGGGCCAGGACAAGGTCAACCCCTCATCGGTGATTCTGAGCGGCGAGATGATGCTGCGCCATATGGGCTGGACCGAGGCCGCCGATCTGATCATCAACGCGGTGGAAAAGACCATTGGAGAGAAGGTGGTGACCTACGACTTTGCGCGGCTGATGGAAGATGCTACCAAGGTGAAGTGCAGCGAATTTGGCCAGGCATTGATCGATAATATGGTGGGCGAGTAG
- a CDS encoding four helix bundle protein: MSELPYAKGFRDLLAYQLARQLSREIFEVSKRFPREEIYALTDQIRRSSRSIGAQIAEAWGKRRYKRSFISKLIDADAEQQETQHWLTVAGDCGYLTDDELKELTDRCQRIGRLLAGMIEKADRFCVSQ, encoded by the coding sequence ATGAGTGAATTACCCTATGCAAAGGGTTTCCGTGATCTTCTGGCGTATCAACTGGCCAGGCAGTTGTCCAGGGAAATCTTTGAGGTCTCCAAACGGTTTCCTCGTGAGGAGATATATGCCTTAACCGACCAGATTCGGCGTTCGTCGCGATCGATTGGGGCACAGATCGCCGAAGCCTGGGGAAAGCGACGTTACAAACGGAGTTTTATCAGCAAGCTCATCGACGCCGACGCTGAGCAACAGGAGACGCAACACTGGCTGACAGTAGCCGGTGACTGTGGATACCTGACCGATGATGAACTTAAGGAACTGACTGATCGGTGCCAACGAATCGGCCGACTTTTGGCCGGCATGATTGAGAAGGCTGATCGATTCTGTGTCAGCCAGTGA